A single genomic interval of Tsukamurella paurometabola harbors:
- a CDS encoding Na+/H+ antiporter subunit A has translation MLVILVCLSLATLAAPIVVGRFGARGFLALALAPAAALVWIITVWPVSGEPDRTESLQWIPALNMNVDLRLTPLAAVMSVLVLGIGAVILVYCAGYFTGVSNTRKLPTFAAELVAFMAVMFGLVVSDNMLVMYVFWELTSVLSFLLVGYYAERATSRRAATQALLVTTLGGLAMLVGIIELGEHYGTYLFSEVIARAVGDPSTISIGVEVGVVLILIGAISKSAIVPFHFWLPGAMAAPTPVSGYLHAAAMVKAGVFLVALLAPAFAHLTSWRVIVLGLGILTMILAGWRALREFDLKLILAFGTVSQLGMLMVLVGTGERNVALAGMTMLTAHALFKATLFMVVGIIDHATGTRDIRRLARLGDRQKVLAVIAALAAASMAGIPPLYGFVGKEAALETVLHASLPSPVPVLLLVGLCAGSALTVAYSIRFLWGAFGRKGQAKPTSAVENMHGISPLFLAGPALLAVLSLIDGIFSPWLDHVLAEYPDRSFPPAEDPYHLALWHGFTLPLLLTVLIIATGVVIVQPHSPFSRLRRRNSVLLGNADRLYDATLRGADVLSLRMTQSTQRGSLPLTQGTILLTLVLLPVLVLAFGTRARPELRVDASPLFLSISVLMCAAAFTAVVLRNRLATVLVVGVTGYGTGVIFAIYGAPDLALTQFLVETLTLVVFVLVLRKLPAEAPITGSRPTRVARALLGIAVAAMVVVVAIAARAARVAAPVADRLPEQAYKFGYGHNTVNVILVDIRAWDTFGEISVLLVAATGVASLVFRNRRFGSAPRVSPEAAAAAAAAPGTTWLRGSALRDPRHRSLVLEITSRMAFPTIMVVSVYFFFAGHNAPGGGFAGGLTAGLALVLRYLAGGRYEIGEALPLDAGRILGTGLLLAAGGTIVSLLAGAPAMSSVAFEFTLPVFGDVKVVTALIFDAGVYLIVVGLVLDVLRSLGARLDLEGSPADMTSPLPVQSGGGAR, from the coding sequence TTGCTTGTCATCCTTGTCTGTTTGTCACTGGCGACCTTAGCCGCACCGATCGTGGTCGGCCGTTTCGGCGCGCGCGGATTCCTGGCACTCGCCCTGGCTCCCGCCGCGGCCCTGGTCTGGATCATCACCGTCTGGCCCGTCTCCGGCGAGCCCGACCGCACGGAGTCCCTGCAGTGGATCCCGGCGCTGAACATGAACGTGGATCTGCGGCTGACGCCGCTCGCGGCGGTCATGTCCGTGCTCGTGCTCGGTATCGGCGCGGTCATCCTCGTGTACTGCGCCGGCTATTTCACCGGCGTCTCGAACACCCGCAAGCTCCCCACCTTCGCGGCCGAACTCGTCGCCTTCATGGCCGTCATGTTCGGTCTGGTGGTCAGCGACAACATGCTGGTCATGTACGTCTTCTGGGAGCTCACCTCGGTGCTGAGCTTCCTGCTCGTCGGCTACTACGCCGAACGCGCCACGAGCCGCCGCGCCGCCACGCAGGCGCTGCTCGTCACCACGCTCGGCGGGCTCGCGATGCTGGTCGGCATCATCGAGCTGGGCGAGCACTACGGCACCTACCTCTTCTCCGAGGTCATCGCCCGCGCCGTCGGCGACCCGTCGACGATCTCGATCGGTGTCGAGGTGGGCGTCGTGCTCATCCTCATCGGCGCGATCAGCAAGTCGGCGATCGTGCCCTTCCACTTCTGGCTCCCCGGGGCGATGGCCGCCCCGACCCCGGTCTCGGGCTACCTGCACGCGGCCGCCATGGTCAAGGCCGGCGTCTTCCTCGTGGCGCTGCTCGCCCCCGCCTTCGCGCACCTCACGTCGTGGCGCGTGATCGTGCTCGGCCTGGGCATCCTCACCATGATCCTGGCCGGCTGGCGTGCCCTGCGGGAGTTCGATCTCAAGCTGATCCTCGCCTTCGGCACCGTGAGCCAGCTCGGCATGCTCATGGTGCTCGTCGGTACCGGCGAACGGAACGTCGCGCTCGCGGGCATGACGATGCTCACCGCGCACGCCCTGTTCAAGGCGACGCTGTTCATGGTGGTCGGCATCATCGATCACGCCACCGGTACGCGCGACATCCGGCGCCTGGCCCGCCTCGGCGACCGGCAGAAGGTGCTGGCCGTGATCGCGGCGCTGGCCGCGGCGTCGATGGCGGGCATCCCGCCGCTGTACGGCTTCGTCGGCAAGGAGGCGGCGCTCGAGACGGTGCTGCACGCGTCGCTGCCGTCGCCGGTCCCCGTGCTCCTGCTGGTGGGCCTGTGCGCGGGTTCCGCCCTGACGGTGGCGTACAGCATCCGCTTCCTCTGGGGCGCCTTCGGCCGCAAAGGGCAGGCCAAGCCGACCAGCGCCGTCGAGAACATGCACGGGATCAGCCCGCTGTTCCTGGCCGGGCCCGCGTTGCTCGCCGTGCTCAGCCTGATCGACGGGATCTTCTCGCCGTGGCTCGATCACGTGCTCGCCGAGTACCCCGACCGGTCCTTCCCGCCCGCCGAGGATCCGTACCATCTCGCGCTGTGGCACGGCTTCACGCTGCCGCTGCTGCTGACCGTGCTGATCATCGCGACGGGCGTCGTCATCGTCCAGCCGCACAGCCCCTTCTCGCGGCTCCGGCGGCGCAACAGCGTGCTGCTCGGCAACGCGGACCGCCTCTACGACGCCACGCTGCGCGGCGCCGACGTGCTGTCGCTGCGCATGACGCAGAGCACGCAGCGCGGTTCGCTGCCGCTCACGCAGGGCACGATCCTGCTGACGCTGGTGCTGCTGCCGGTCCTGGTCCTCGCCTTCGGCACCCGTGCGCGGCCCGAACTGCGGGTGGACGCCTCGCCGCTGTTCCTGTCGATCTCGGTGCTGATGTGCGCCGCCGCGTTCACCGCGGTCGTGCTGCGGAACCGCCTGGCGACGGTGCTCGTCGTCGGCGTGACCGGCTACGGCACGGGCGTGATCTTCGCGATCTACGGGGCGCCCGACCTCGCGCTGACCCAGTTCCTCGTCGAGACGCTGACCCTCGTCGTGTTCGTGCTGGTGCTGCGCAAGCTGCCCGCCGAGGCGCCCATCACGGGCAGCCGCCCGACGCGGGTGGCGCGTGCGCTGCTCGGCATCGCGGTGGCGGCGATGGTCGTCGTGGTGGCGATCGCGGCGCGCGCCGCCCGGGTGGCCGCGCCCGTCGCGGACCGGCTGCCGGAGCAGGCTTACAAGTTCGGGTACGGCCACAACACGGTGAACGTGATCCTGGTCGACATCCGCGCCTGGGATACGTTCGGCGAGATCTCGGTGCTCCTGGTGGCGGCGACGGGCGTCGCCTCGCTGGTCTTCCGGAACCGCCGGTTCGGCTCGGCGCCGCGGGTCAGCCCGGAGGCCGCCGCCGCGGCCGCCGCGGCGCCCGGCACCACGTGGCTGCGGGGCAGCGCGCTCCGCGATCCCCGGCACCGCTCGCTGGTCCTGGAGATCACCTCCCGCATGGCCTTCCCCACGATCATGGTGGTCTCGGTCTACTTCTTCTTCGCCGGGCACAACGCGCCGGGCGGCGGCTTCGCCGGTGGCCTGACGGCAGGCCTCGCGCTGGTGCTGCGCTACCTCGCGGGCGGTCGCTACGAGATCGGCGAGGCCCTGCCGCTCGACGCGGGCCGCATCCTGGGCACGGGCCTGCTGCTCGCGGCGGGCGGCACCATCGTCTCGCTGCTGGCGGGCGCCCCGGCCATGTCATCGGTCGCCTTCGAGTTCACCCTGCCGGTCTTCGGTGACGTCAAGGTGGTGACAGCGCTGATCTTCGACGCCGGCGTGTACCTCATCGTCGTGGGCCTGGTCCTCGACGTCCTGCGCAGTCTCGGAGCGCGCCTCGACCTGGAGGGATCCCCCGCCGACATGACCTCGCCCCTGCCCGTCCAGTCGGGGGGTGGCGCACGATGA
- a CDS encoding DUF559 domain-containing protein gives MNTHDLIAELAAANGGVVSRRQLVRAGVDAAEVDELRRHAALGVIRRGWYETPGADATVVAAVRAGATVACVSALKHRPGVWIPPHQRRLHTRWSRYRDAPRFDRQCRAHRALATPITAVDALPEALICAANCLDPDMFVAVADSVLRLTPTVDLADIRRWFAGAPVRTLRLLDQLDPAAESGTESVVRCRLRRAHIGVRTQVVIPGVGRVDLLVGDRLIIECDSDRHHNGARRKADCRRDRTSTVGNYRVLRIDYDEVMDDQEWAAFLQEVLALVRKGRHRGTTDF, from the coding sequence ATGAACACCCACGATCTGATCGCCGAGCTCGCCGCGGCCAACGGCGGCGTCGTCTCCCGCCGACAGCTGGTCAGGGCCGGCGTGGACGCCGCCGAGGTCGACGAACTGCGCCGGCACGCGGCGCTCGGGGTGATCCGTCGCGGCTGGTACGAGACACCCGGCGCCGACGCGACGGTGGTCGCGGCCGTGCGGGCCGGCGCGACGGTCGCGTGCGTCTCGGCGCTCAAGCATCGGCCGGGGGTATGGATACCGCCGCACCAGAGGCGCCTGCACACCCGATGGTCCCGGTATCGGGACGCACCGAGGTTCGATCGTCAGTGCCGCGCCCACCGCGCGCTGGCGACACCGATCACCGCGGTCGACGCACTGCCCGAGGCGCTGATCTGCGCGGCCAACTGTCTCGACCCGGACATGTTCGTCGCCGTCGCGGACTCCGTGCTCCGGCTGACCCCGACCGTCGACCTCGCCGACATCCGGCGGTGGTTCGCCGGCGCACCGGTGCGGACGCTGCGACTGCTGGACCAGCTGGATCCGGCGGCGGAATCGGGGACTGAATCGGTCGTCCGGTGCCGGCTGCGCCGCGCGCACATCGGGGTGCGGACCCAGGTGGTGATACCCGGCGTGGGCAGGGTGGACCTGCTCGTCGGAGACAGGCTCATCATCGAGTGCGACAGCGACCGTCATCACAACGGCGCGCGGCGGAAGGCGGACTGCAGGCGCGACCGCACCTCGACGGTCGGCAACTACCGAGTGCTCCGGATCGACTACGACGAGGTGATGGACGATCAGGAATGGGCCGCGTTTCTCCAGGAAGTCCTCGCCCTGGTCCGCAAGGGACGGCATCGCGGCACCACTGACTTCTGA
- a CDS encoding AAA family ATPase gives MSNLSLTVRLQTSALEARRGIVRIHPEALAALGLREWDGIELLGARRTAAVVAAAPAGSAPGVALLDELTITNCGLREDATVVISPATVYGAKRVLLRGSALTRNALDGAALRQALLGKVMMPGDSVSLLPRDLGPGTSTADATAQLSRLVGVTWTNELLTVVSVDPSPGPVSVQPNSAVLWADDDGAAVPAAPTTSPGAAVVTFTEEVPEVETPPVRPVADLVGADGAVRRLTEWLSLALDEPELLEKLGAPARLGVLITGPTGGGKATVARSVVAPRPLVELDGALTGALEPQARLERVRGAVSRVREAAAGAAGDPDRPGPGAALLVRDVEALLPATREPVSTMILDELRRAVATPRVALLATTSAPGELDSRLREPDLAERTVTVDLPDAKQREQLLELLLREAPTADLDLHEVALRAPGFVAADLAALCREGALRAAARVVGTDERIAITQPDLLGALGVIRPVSRSATEEVSVGSITLDDVGDMVETKQALTETVLWPLRHPDTFARLGVEPPRGVLLYGPPGCGKTFVVRALAASGQLSVHAVKGAELMNKWVGESEKAVRDLFARARGSAPSLIFLDEVDALAPRRGQSSDSGVGDKVVAALLTELDGAEPLRDVVVLGATNRPDLVDPALLRPGRLERLIFVPPPDAEARAEILKTSSRSIPLADDVNLPALAEQLDGYSAADCSALLREAALTAMRRDLDAATVTAADVEAARQAVRPSLDPAQVADLQAYADRRAT, from the coding sequence GTGTCGAACCTCTCGCTCACCGTCCGCCTGCAGACCTCGGCCCTCGAGGCGCGACGGGGCATCGTCCGGATCCACCCCGAGGCCCTCGCGGCGCTCGGCCTGCGCGAGTGGGACGGCATCGAGCTGCTCGGCGCGCGCCGCACGGCCGCCGTCGTCGCCGCCGCGCCCGCCGGATCCGCGCCCGGCGTGGCCCTCCTGGACGAGCTGACCATCACGAACTGCGGGCTGCGGGAGGACGCGACCGTCGTGATCTCGCCCGCCACCGTCTACGGCGCGAAGCGGGTGCTGCTGCGCGGCAGCGCCCTGACCCGCAACGCCCTCGACGGTGCCGCCCTGCGGCAGGCATTGCTCGGCAAGGTGATGATGCCCGGCGACAGCGTCTCGCTGTTGCCGCGCGACCTGGGGCCCGGCACGTCGACCGCGGACGCGACGGCGCAGCTCTCGCGGCTCGTCGGGGTCACCTGGACCAACGAGCTGCTCACCGTGGTCTCGGTCGATCCGTCGCCCGGGCCGGTCTCGGTGCAGCCGAACTCCGCGGTCCTGTGGGCCGACGACGACGGTGCCGCGGTCCCCGCCGCGCCGACCACCTCTCCGGGCGCTGCGGTCGTGACCTTCACCGAGGAGGTGCCCGAGGTCGAGACGCCGCCGGTGCGCCCCGTCGCGGACCTGGTCGGCGCCGACGGCGCGGTCCGCCGCCTCACCGAGTGGCTGTCCCTGGCGCTCGACGAGCCGGAACTGCTCGAGAAGCTGGGCGCGCCCGCCCGCCTCGGCGTCCTCATCACCGGGCCCACCGGCGGCGGCAAGGCCACGGTCGCGCGGTCCGTCGTGGCGCCGCGGCCGCTCGTCGAGCTCGACGGTGCGCTGACCGGCGCGCTGGAGCCGCAGGCCCGGCTGGAGCGGGTGCGCGGCGCGGTGAGCCGCGTGCGTGAGGCGGCAGCCGGTGCGGCCGGTGATCCCGACCGGCCGGGCCCCGGCGCCGCGCTGCTGGTGCGCGACGTGGAGGCGCTGCTGCCCGCGACCCGCGAACCCGTCTCGACGATGATCCTCGACGAACTGCGCCGCGCGGTCGCCACGCCGCGCGTCGCGCTCCTCGCGACCACCTCCGCCCCGGGCGAGCTGGACTCACGGCTGCGCGAGCCCGACCTCGCGGAGCGGACGGTCACCGTCGACCTGCCGGACGCGAAGCAGCGCGAGCAGCTGCTGGAACTGCTCCTGCGGGAGGCGCCGACGGCGGACCTGGACCTGCACGAGGTCGCGCTGCGCGCGCCGGGCTTCGTGGCGGCGGACCTCGCCGCGCTGTGCCGGGAGGGCGCGCTGCGGGCCGCGGCGCGGGTGGTCGGCACCGACGAGCGGATCGCCATCACCCAGCCCGATCTGCTGGGCGCGCTCGGCGTGATCCGGCCGGTGTCCCGGTCGGCGACCGAGGAGGTCTCGGTCGGCTCGATCACGCTCGACGACGTGGGCGACATGGTCGAGACCAAGCAGGCCCTCACCGAGACGGTGCTGTGGCCGCTGCGTCACCCGGACACCTTCGCGCGACTCGGCGTGGAGCCGCCGCGCGGCGTGCTGCTCTACGGTCCGCCCGGCTGCGGCAAGACCTTCGTGGTGCGCGCACTCGCCGCGTCGGGGCAGCTGTCGGTGCACGCGGTCAAGGGCGCGGAGCTGATGAACAAGTGGGTCGGCGAATCGGAGAAGGCCGTCCGCGACCTGTTCGCCCGGGCCCGCGGCAGTGCACCGTCGTTGATCTTCCTCGACGAGGTGGACGCCCTCGCGCCGCGCCGCGGTCAGTCGTCGGACTCGGGGGTCGGCGACAAGGTGGTCGCCGCGCTGCTCACCGAGCTCGACGGCGCCGAACCCCTGCGCGACGTGGTGGTCCTGGGCGCGACGAACCGCCCCGACCTCGTCGATCCCGCGCTGCTGCGACCCGGCCGGCTGGAGCGGCTGATCTTCGTGCCGCCGCCGGACGCCGAGGCCCGCGCGGAGATACTGAAGACCAGCTCGCGGTCGATCCCGCTGGCCGACGACGTGAACCTCCCGGCGCTGGCGGAGCAGCTGGACGGGTACTCGGCGGCGGATTGCAGCGCGCTGCTGCGCGAGGCCGCCCTCACGGCGATGCGGCGCGACCTGGACGCGGCCACCGTCACCGCGGCCGATGTCGAGGCGGCGCGGCAGGCCGTGCGGCCGTCGCTGGACCCGGCGCAGGTGGCGGACCTGCAGGCGTACGCGGACCGTCGCGCGACGTAG